One window of the Polyangium spumosum genome contains the following:
- a CDS encoding zinc metalloprotease, whose amino-acid sequence MRNLQYTVVLGGLFSAFALLGAGCSADSTEIGEGIDVGSETEAAGLPVVRTCGTKELTAEEAEAVEAEFEQLAPWKDNFNATIGANIPVYWHVINKGSGISNGDIPQTQIDAQINVLNAAYAAWGVTFTLASVDRTTNSTWYTAGPGTTAERQMKQTLRKGTAEALNVYSSNPGGGLLGWATFPSSYGSNPKDDGVVLLFSSVPGGSAAPYNLGDTGTHEVGHWMGLYHTFQGGCQKNNDYVSDTPAEKSAAYGCPTGRDSCKTSSGADPIKNFMDYTDDACMDHFTAGQSQRMQSMWNTYRKGK is encoded by the coding sequence ATGCGCAATCTTCAGTACACGGTCGTTCTCGGGGGTCTTTTCTCCGCCTTCGCGCTGCTCGGCGCGGGCTGCAGCGCCGATTCGACCGAGATCGGCGAGGGCATCGACGTCGGTTCCGAGACGGAAGCGGCCGGCCTCCCCGTCGTGCGCACCTGCGGCACGAAGGAGCTGACGGCGGAGGAGGCGGAGGCCGTCGAGGCCGAGTTCGAGCAGCTCGCCCCGTGGAAGGACAACTTCAACGCCACCATCGGCGCGAACATCCCCGTCTACTGGCACGTCATCAACAAGGGCTCGGGCATCTCGAACGGCGACATCCCGCAGACGCAGATCGACGCCCAGATCAACGTCCTCAATGCGGCGTACGCGGCCTGGGGCGTGACGTTCACGCTCGCCAGCGTCGACCGCACGACGAACTCGACGTGGTACACGGCGGGCCCGGGCACGACGGCGGAGAGGCAGATGAAGCAGACGCTCCGCAAGGGCACGGCGGAGGCCCTCAACGTCTACAGCTCGAACCCGGGCGGCGGCCTGCTCGGCTGGGCGACGTTCCCCTCGAGCTACGGGAGCAACCCGAAGGACGACGGCGTCGTCCTGCTCTTCTCCTCGGTCCCCGGCGGCTCCGCGGCGCCGTACAACCTCGGCGACACGGGCACGCACGAGGTCGGCCACTGGATGGGCCTCTATCACACGTTCCAGGGCGGCTGCCAGAAGAACAACGACTACGTCTCGGACACGCCGGCCGAGAAGAGCGCGGCGTATGGCTGCCCCACGGGCCGCGACTCCTGCAAGACGTCCTCGGGCGCCGACCCGATCAAGAACTTCATGGACTACACCGACGACGCCTGCATGGACCACTTCACCGCGGGCCAGAGCCAGCGGATGCAGTCCATGTGGAACACGTACCGCAAGGGCAAGTGA
- a CDS encoding tetratricopeptide repeat protein encodes MSAGDPDLDSTLGGSAPASGAAPPNSPAPAPAPAPRTNPFRVAYTWCREYVLGYDPGFFWVLAPFILLCMVLYTRAPTTNYIFDEQEALLANPYVNATGGLRYIDAIFRDFWGLPPDRSVGSYRPVPNFLWRALWAVSKQPFFHHFYNVLFHAVNGALLSLVTFRVTRRRGTAYLAGAIFVSAAILTEAVSGIVGIADVFGGMGALLALLALALPGWLMPAGVFFALLFGLFSKESAVVCVPLVPFAALVFAPHLHPERPARILRTLAALTATVFAFVLYVELRKRWFPSPTPQELLEPLPEGASLLSRAARAFLLWFHQAPLPKDPLNNPLAGIDFPHRVAGALRVYWRGLVQVVFPRTLSGDYSFPQEPAPDRLVFPESVLGGLFMIGPPLAGIAAWIVGVARERAARKEIVRLGLAKTTAPFRPWLAAVAALLLALALTSFPLEVFVLRSRGISVTVRGFPWAILAVPLFALALGLFADASRGVVPPDSPDAARPLGRAGLGLVAVGLVWLVVSYFPHSNIPVVLPTVRAERFWYFPVIGTSLVLAVAFAALHERLAKRPRLVYVVPALFSAFLAFQCVKAYAHAMDYRSDLTFWEATKDAVPNSAKAHLNFSVMKGARGDMETRLAESRKALELAPKWAMAHVYTGDTLCRMHRPDEAWPHYEEGFGAGPNEIGLIALGLQCLWDEKKLKEHEDALRTLAEEHPGTWLAYLAIDTLDNGEKHGGVDPKHRPRSYNEGPKDNAE; translated from the coding sequence GTGAGCGCCGGCGATCCCGACCTCGATTCCACGCTCGGGGGCTCCGCTCCGGCGAGCGGCGCTGCGCCCCCGAACTCCCCTGCGCCCGCGCCCGCGCCCGCGCCCCGGACAAACCCGTTTCGTGTCGCCTACACCTGGTGCCGCGAATACGTGCTGGGGTACGACCCCGGGTTTTTCTGGGTCCTCGCCCCCTTCATCTTGCTCTGCATGGTGCTCTACACGCGGGCGCCCACGACGAACTACATCTTCGACGAGCAGGAGGCGCTGCTCGCCAATCCTTACGTCAATGCCACCGGGGGCCTGCGCTACATCGACGCCATCTTCCGCGATTTCTGGGGCTTGCCGCCCGATCGCAGCGTCGGCTCCTACCGCCCCGTCCCCAATTTCCTCTGGCGCGCGCTCTGGGCCGTCTCCAAGCAGCCCTTCTTCCACCATTTCTACAACGTCCTCTTCCACGCCGTGAATGGCGCGCTCCTCTCGCTCGTGACCTTCCGGGTCACGCGGCGTCGGGGCACGGCGTATCTGGCCGGCGCGATCTTCGTCTCCGCCGCCATTCTCACCGAGGCCGTGAGCGGCATCGTCGGTATCGCCGACGTCTTCGGCGGCATGGGCGCCCTGCTCGCCCTGCTCGCCCTCGCCCTGCCGGGCTGGCTCATGCCCGCGGGTGTCTTCTTCGCCCTCCTGTTCGGCCTCTTCAGCAAGGAGAGCGCCGTCGTCTGCGTCCCGCTCGTCCCCTTCGCCGCGCTCGTCTTCGCGCCGCACCTCCACCCCGAGCGCCCCGCGCGAATCCTGCGCACGCTCGCCGCGCTCACGGCCACCGTCTTCGCGTTCGTCCTCTACGTCGAATTGCGCAAACGCTGGTTCCCCTCGCCGACCCCGCAGGAGCTGCTCGAGCCCTTGCCCGAAGGCGCCTCGCTCCTCTCGCGGGCCGCGCGCGCCTTTTTGCTCTGGTTCCACCAGGCCCCGCTCCCCAAAGATCCGCTGAACAACCCCCTCGCCGGCATCGATTTCCCGCACCGCGTCGCCGGCGCGTTGCGCGTCTACTGGCGTGGCCTCGTGCAGGTGGTTTTTCCGCGCACCTTGAGCGGCGATTATTCGTTCCCGCAGGAGCCCGCGCCCGATCGCCTCGTTTTCCCCGAAAGCGTGCTCGGCGGCCTGTTCATGATCGGCCCGCCGCTCGCGGGGATCGCCGCGTGGATCGTCGGCGTCGCCCGCGAGCGCGCGGCGCGCAAGGAGATCGTGCGGCTCGGGCTCGCCAAGACAACCGCGCCGTTCCGTCCTTGGCTCGCCGCGGTCGCGGCTTTGCTCCTCGCGCTCGCGCTCACGAGTTTCCCCCTCGAGGTCTTCGTCCTGCGATCGCGTGGGATCTCCGTCACCGTGCGTGGTTTTCCCTGGGCGATTCTGGCCGTGCCCCTCTTCGCGCTCGCGCTTGGCCTCTTCGCCGACGCCTCGCGCGGCGTGGTCCCGCCCGATTCTCCCGACGCGGCCCGCCCGCTCGGGCGCGCCGGGCTCGGGCTCGTCGCGGTGGGCCTGGTTTGGCTCGTCGTGAGTTATTTCCCGCACTCGAACATCCCGGTTGTCCTGCCGACCGTGCGGGCCGAGCGATTCTGGTATTTCCCGGTCATCGGCACCTCGCTCGTGCTCGCGGTCGCCTTCGCGGCCTTGCACGAGCGCCTCGCGAAGCGCCCGCGGCTCGTGTACGTCGTGCCGGCGCTCTTTTCGGCGTTTCTCGCCTTCCAGTGTGTCAAGGCTTATGCCCACGCCATGGATTACCGGTCCGACCTCACGTTCTGGGAGGCGACGAAGGACGCGGTGCCCAACTCGGCGAAGGCGCACCTCAATTTTTCGGTGATGAAGGGCGCGCGTGGGGACATGGAGACGCGCCTCGCCGAGAGCCGGAAGGCGCTCGAGCTCGCGCCGAAATGGGCGATGGCGCACGTGTATACCGGCGACACGCTCTGCCGCATGCACCGCCCGGACGAGGCGTGGCCGCATTACGAGGAGGGCTTCGGCGCGGGCCCGAACGAGATCGGCCTCATCGCGCTCGGGCTCCAGTGCCTCTGGGACGAGAAGAAGCTGAAGGAGCACGAGGACGCCTTGCGCACGCTCGCCGAGGAGCACCCCGGGACGTGGCTCGCGTACCTCGCGATCGACACGCTCGACAACGGCGAGAAGCACGGCGGCGTCGATCCGAAGCACCGCCCGCGCTCGTACAACGAAGGCCCGAAGGACAACGCGGAGTAA